The genomic region CGCCCTCGACCTCCGGCGGCCGTGAATAGGCGTGCCCTTCCGGGCCGGTGACGCCGCGCGCGATCAGCGCGTCCTGCATCAAGGCGACGACGTCGCCATTCTCCGCATGGACGACAGGCATGGCGCCGAGATGGGCGCAGCGCGCGAACGAGTTGTAGAGCTCGTCGTCGTTCACCATCAGCGCGCCCTTGTAGGCCATGAAATGCTTGAAGGTGTTGATGCCGTAGGTTTTGACCACGATCTCCATCTCGTCATGGATCTGCTTCGACCACGACGTCACCGCCATGTGGAAGCCGTAGTCGCTGGCCGCCTTCTCGGATTTGTGCCGCCACTCCTGATAGGCGGCCAGCATCGACTGGCCGGGATCGGGCAGGCAGAAATCCACCACCATGGTAGTGCCGCCGCTCAGCGCTGCCTTGGTTCCGGATTCGAAATCGTCGGCGGTGACGGTGCCCATGAACGGCATTTCGAGATGGGTGTGCGGATCGATCCCGCCCGGGATGATGTAGGCGCCGCCGGCATCGATGATCTCACTACCTGTAGGCGCATCGAGCGATGCTCCGATCGCGACGATGGTCTCGCCGTCGATCAGCACGTCCGCGCGGCGCGAATGATCGTGATTGAGGACGGTGCCGCCGCGGATGAGGAGGGGCATGAGGGACTCCAAAAGGTGAGGGACGGCTCGAAGGCTAAGCGCGCTATTGGCGATGCGACAGGTGAAATTTTAGTCAGCCGCCGCCGCTCCTTTTCACATCGCGCGCGATCAGTCCGTCGATCATCGCGCGCACGAGCCCCGCGATCTCCTTGCGCAGCGCCGGCAACGGCACGGCCACCAGCTTCTGCTCCAGCCCGAGCGCCACCATGCCATGCACGGCCGAGAACAGGCTGCGCGCGGTGATGCCGAGTTCCTCCGGGCTGCGCCCAGGAAACAGCGCGGCCAGCGGCTGGTAGATATGACGAAACAGCTGCATCTGGTCGTGCACCGACCAATCCGGCACCAGTTTGTCGGCCGCCATGCGGTGCTCGAACAGCGCGCGCCAGAGCTGGAGGTTTTCGGCGGCGAAATCGCAATAGGCGAGCGCGATGCGGACCAGGGATTCCGGTGGCGATGGCTCGCCCGCACTCCTCGCGAGAGTCAGCGCCTCGTCGAGCCGGAGCAGCGTGCGCGAGCCGACCCGCAGGATCAGCTCGTCGACGTCAGCGACGAGATTGTAGACCGCGCCATTGGCGCAGCCGATCTCGCGGGCCAAATCGCGGGTCTTCAGACCTGCCAACCCCCGCTCGGCGATCATCTGTTCGGCCGCCTCGATCAGGGCGGCACGTAATTTCTCTCGCCGTGCCAATGGTTTAGTCATTCTTAACCAAGTTCGTGAGCGTCGCTCAAATTAATATTGAACGATGTTCAAGATTTCTGCTACAAAGTATCCGTGAGCAACGCTCATAGACAGGGAGCAACCAATGTTCAAGACCGTCGTGACCCTCTTCCGCGGCAGCGTCGCCGCTGCGGGCGAGGAACTGGAAGACCGCACCGCCCTTCTGATCCTGGACCAGCAGATGCGCGATGCAGCCGCAGCCGTCGAGCGCAGCAAGCGCACGCTGGCGCTGGCGATCGCGCAGGACCAGCAGGAAGGCCGCAAGCTCGACGCCACGAATGCGCGCATCGCCGATCTCGAGACCCGTGCCGTTGCGGCGCTGGATGGCGGCCGCGAGGACCTCGCCAAGGAGGCCGCCGAAGCCATTGCGGCCCTGGAGGCCGATCGCGATGCGGCGATGACGGCGCGCGCGCTGTTCGCCACCGAGATCGCCCGGCTGAAGCGCCACGTCACCAACGCGCAGGCCCGCATCACCGAGCTCGATCGCGGTCGCCGTATCGCCCGCGCCTCGGACGCGGTGCGCTCGCTTCGCCGCAGCGGGATCGAGGCCGCGCGCCCCTATGAATCGACATTGCCGGAGGCGGAGGGGACCTTGAAGCGTCTGCGCGAGCGGCAGATGGAGGCTCAGGCGGCCGATGAAGCCCTGGTCGAGCTCGACGCGGCCACCGGTCCGCTCGCCACCGCCGAAAGACTCGCCGAGCAGGGCTTCGGCCCGCGGCTCAAGACGACTGCAGACGACGTGCTGGCGCGGTTGAAGTCCAGGCGCATGCCGGCGGCCTGATCTCGAGTCTGAACCCGAACGCAATCATCATTCGAATCAACAGGAGACCATCATGAACCAGAACGGCCAGCCCCACAGCGGCGCCTGGGTGAGCTTCACCTACGCGTCCTTCGCAGCTTCCGCCTTCCTCGTCGCCATCGGCATCTTCTTCCTGCCGATCGACCTCTGGATGAAGGGTTATCTCACCATGGGCATTGTGATGATGATCCAGACCTGCGTCACCCTGACCAAGACCGTGCGCGACAATCATGAGAGCAGCCGTCTCGTCAACCGCATCGAGGATGCCAAGGCCGAGCGGCTGCTGATGGAGGTCTCCAAGGCGGCTTGAGGCGAACGGCCGCAGCGCGCCATCTGGGGCGGCGGGTGCTCCGGCGGCAGCAAGGGCGCATTGTGCTTCGCGTGCAGGTGCGATATGGCTCTCGCGCTTTCCAGAGGCGGAGACGAGCTTTGTCGAAACAATCCCTGCGCGAGGAGGCCGAGCGCCTGATCCGCGAATCGATGGAAAAGAAGACCATCGTGGTCAAGCAGGGCACCACCCGCATCGAGGCGGTTTGCGGCAAGTGCGGAGCGCCGAACCGGGTGCAGGCGGAGAAGGGCCAGACCCGCGTCAAGTTCGCCTGCAAGAACTGCGGGCATAAGCAAGAGACGTTGTAGGCGTCTTCGCCTCAACCGGATCGCCCCCGGCGATGCACAGCATCGTCCGGCGCGATCCGGGTAGAGGCCCTACGGCATGGCCTTCACATCACCTGATGCACGTCGATCACGACGCGATCCGCATGGCGCGCCGCTGACGCCACGAAGATGTGCTCCATCAGCCAGCGGTATTTCTCGTGCCCGGTCTCGAACTTCGGCACGGTGCGGAAATAGATCAGCTTCGGATCGACCGGCTCGCCGCGCTTGAGCTTTTGCAACAGCTCGACCGGGCCGAAGCGCATACCTTTGTTCTCGACGTAGACGGTCGCACCGTCGTCGGTCTCGAAGGCGTATTTCGCTTCTAGATCGATCAGCTCGTTGGGCCGGATGGTCTGGAAGTCGGCGCCGAACGGGAGCACCTTTCCGCTGACCGCGCCGGTCACCTCGCCGCCGATGATCGGAATGATGCGGCGAACGCCGATCCCGGTCTCGCCCGCGGTCACGACGTCGCCGATCCGCGCGGTGATGGTGAAGACGTATTTGGTTTCGAGGGCAGGGGTGGTCATCGCTTCACCTCTTAATTGACTATGACGAACGATACCGCGTCTCACCCTCCCCTGGAGGGGGAGGGTTGGCGCGAAGCGCCGGGGTGGGGTGATCTCTCCGCTCGGGCAGTATTCAATGTGGAGAGACCGTCACCCCACCCCGCTCGCGCTATGCGCGATCGACCCTCCCCCTCCAGGGGAGGGTAAGTAACGGTCTTCGCTAAGCTAATGCGCCATCATGCGCGTCGGCAGCCAGGTTGCCAGCAGCGGGAAGGCGATCAGGATCACCAGCCGCACCAGGTCCGTCGCCACGAACGGGATCACGCCCTTGAAGATCGTCGAGAACGAGACGTCCTTCACCACGCTCTTGATGACGAAGACGTTCATGCCGACTGGCGGATGGATCAGGCCGAGCTCGACGGTCATGACGATGATGACGCCGAACCAGATCGGGTCGAAGCCGAGATGCATGATCACGGGAAAGATGATCGGCACGGTCAGGATGATCATCGCCATGGCGTCCATCAGGCAGCCGAGCACGAGATACATCACCATGATCAGGGCCAGCACGCCGTAGGGACCGAGGCCGAGCCCGGTGAGGAATTCCGTCACCTTCTGCGGCGTCTGCGTCACCGTGAGGAAATAGCCGAAGATCAGCGCGCCGATCAGCACGGTGAACACCGCAGCTGCGGTGCGCGTGGCCTGCAGCAGCGAGGCCAGCACCTTCTCGCGGTCAAGCCGGCCGGTCAGCACGCCGATGATGAAGGCACCCGTCGCGCCGACGCCGCCGGCCTCGGTCGGCGTGAAGCGCGGCAGGAAGGGCAGGCCGTAGAGGCCGCCGATGACGAAGATGAAGAGCAGCACCGGTGCCCAGATCTCCTTCAACCCGGCAAAGCGCTCGCGCCACGGCGTCACCTTGCCCTTGGGCAGGAAGTCGGGGCGGAAATAGCCGATCAGGAAGATCGTGATCATGTACATGGTCATCGCGAGCAGGCCCGGGATGATGCCGGCGATGAACAGCTTGCCGATATCCTGCTCGGTGATGATGCCGTAGACCGCGAGCACGGTGGAGGGCGGCAGCATCGCGCCCAGTGTGCCGCCGGCCGCAATGACGCCCGTGGCAAAGGACTGCGGGTAGCCGAAGCGCCGCATCTCGGGATAGGCGACGGCGGAGAAGGTCGCGGCGGTCGCGACCGAGGAACCGCAGATCGCCGCAAAGCCGCCGCAGGCCCCGACCGTGGCGATGCCGAGCCCGCCGCGCAGATGGCCGACGAAGCCGTTGGCGGCGCGGAACAGCTCCCGGCTCATGCCGGAATGGGAGACGAACGAGCCCATCAGCAGGAACATCGGAATAACACCGAACGTGTAGTCGGTGACCGTGCGCATCGAGGTCTGGCCGACCAGCTTCAGCGCTGCTGTCCCGTTGACGAGATAGGCGAAGCCGGACACGCCGACGAGGCCCATGGCCATGCCGACCGGCACGCGCAGCAGCATCAGGACGAAGAGGGAAATGAAGCCGATTACGGCGACGGCATCGGTGCTCATGGTTACTCCGTCGCCTTGATCTTGGGGTCGTGCATCTCTTCGGGATGGAAGATCAGCCGATAGGTGCGGATCGCGATCAGCAGCACGGCGCAGACGTCGCCGATCCAGGCGACCGCGAAGAACGGCCAGGTCGGCATGTGCAGATCGAAGGTCTGGACGTTGTCGTTGTAGGTGCCGCGCACCTTGTCGAACAGCGTCCAGGTCTGCACGGTGACGACGAACAGCAGCACCAGCGTCGCGAACACGTCGATCCAGCGCTGATAGCGCGGTTCGACATTGCCCCAGACCAGGTCGACCGTGATGTGGGTGCCGCGATAGGAGGTTGCGGCGATGCCCCAGAAAATGAGGATGCCGAGCAGCATGCGGCCGATGTCGAAGGAATCAGGGATCGAATAGTTAAGCGTGTTGCGCAGGAGCACCGACAGGAAGATGTCGAGTGCGACGATGCCGACAAAGCCGGCCGCGATCCATTCGATCGAGTCGATCACGCGATCCATCCAGGAGCGCCTTGCGGGGTGTGTACCGTCGTGTGCTGTCATTGCTTGATCTCGCTCCAGCGGCGGCTCTTCGCCTCTCCCCGCGCGCGGGGAGAGGCCGCATCGCACGCGGGTGAGGGGGACTCTCCGCGAGTCCGTCTCTTACCGTCTTTGCGGAAGCAGCCCCTCACCCCAACCCTCTTCCCGTAAGAACGGAGAGAGGGGGAGAGAGAGAGCCCGCCATCGCCTCATTCCGCCAGCGCGTTGTACTTCTTCAGCGAGGCCTTGAGCTCCGCGAGCGCGGCGTCGGGATCCGCGCCGGCCTTCTTGGCACCGTCGCCCCAGGTCTTGACCAGCGGCTCGGCGGCCTTCTTCCAGGCCGCGATCTGCTCGGGCGTCAGCTTGTAGACCTCATGGCTGGACTCCGCCTTCACCTTGGCGATGCCGGCGTCCTCGAACTTGCCCCAGTGCTCGCCGACCGCGCCCGCCGTCTCGACCGTGCAGTTCTTGTCGATCGCGGCTTTCTGCTTGTCGGACATGGCATTGTACTTGTCCTTGTTGATCACGAACACGAAGGTCGTGGTGTAGAGCGGCGCCTCCATGTCGTACTTGGTCACCTTGTCGATGCCGAACAGCACCAGGGAGCCCCAGGGGAAGGTGACGCCGTCGGCGACGCCGCGCTCGATGATGTCGCGCACTTCCGGCGCCGAGGACTGCACGTTGGTGCCGCCGAGCGAAGTGACGAAATTCGCCATGGTGGCGTGAGCGGGGCGAATCTTCAGGCCCTTCACGTCCTCGGGGTTGACGATCTTCTTGGTGCGGGAATGGAACGAGGAGGGCGAGTGGACGAAGGCGAGGCAGTATTTGACGTCCTTCATCTCCTTCTCGGCATATTTGCGATACCAGGCGTCGAGCCCCATCGAGCCGCCCTTGGCGTCCGAGATCAGGAACGGCAATTCCCCGGCGCCGATGATCGGGAAGCGGCCGGGCTGGTAGCCGGGATTGACATAGGTGACGTCGGCAATGCCGTCGCGCGCCATGTCGTAATGGTCGAACGCCTTGCCGAGCTGTTGGGCCGGAAACACCTTGCCGGTGATGGTGCCGCCGGAATCCTTGTTCACCGCGGCCACCCAGTCTTCCAGCGATTTTTGCAGCGGATGCGAGGCCGGCACCCAGTGCGAGACCTTCAGGTCAAAAGTTTTGTCCTGCGCGAGCGCAGGGCTCACGCTTGCTGCCAGCAGCAACGCCAGACAGGCTTTCCTCATCACGCGTCTCTCCCTTTTGCGACGGCGGGCTTCATTGGCCCGGTCTCGTTAATTAACATGTTATCTAATTGGCCGGCGCGTTCAAGCCGGAACTGAGCGCTCCGTGTCGCGCCTTCTACGTCAGCCATGTTGCATGGATTTGTCGCTGCTCGGGCGACGACCGCTCTCCCCTTTGCGCAAACGTTATATGGTATAATTATCGCCTGCGAGCCTTGGCTACAAGCAGGCTGTTGGCGAGGCGACGGCGAAGCTCGTTTCAAACACCTGCACAAATTCCGTTTAAAGCTTTGTAGGTGATGCATTCGTCGCGTCATTCGCTTCCAATGTCGTCAAAGCAATGAAGCGAGATTGCCATGACCCTCACCGACATCCCCGCCGGCTACGAGCCGCATTTCCGCAAAGCGCCCCTGACCGATCCCTGGGAGCCGCTCTATTCGAAGAAGACCGACAAGGGCGTCACCGTCGGACTCCGCCTGGCGACGCCGCACACCAACGCCCGCGGGCTGATCCACGGCGGGCTGATCGTGGCGCTCGCTGACGCCGCGATGGGCTACAGCTGCGCCCAGGCGACGGGCTGGACGACGTCGTTCGTCACCATCTCGCTGTCGGTCGACTATGTCGGCGCCGCCGAGATCGGCCAATGGCTCACGGTCGAGGGCGAGGCGATCAAGACCGGGAACACGATCTGCTTCGCGCAGTGCCTGGTGAAGGCGGACGACGCCGTGATCGCGCGGGCCAGCGGCACCTTTCGGGTGGTGCCGAAGAAATAGCTCTCTACCCAAATCTCCACTCCGCCGTCTCCACCACGAGATCGATGAACGCGCGCACCTTGGCCGAGAGCAGACGCGAGGTCGGGTAGACGATGTGGATCGGCAGCGCCGGCTGCTCGTATTTCGCCAGCACGATCTTGAGGCGTCCGCGCTTCAGGCCCTCGGCGGCCTGATAGGCCAGCACCCGCGTCACGCCGCCGCCGGCCTCGGCATATTGTAGGGCGGCGTCGGCGCTGTTGCTGATCAAGCGAGGGGACAGCGGCAGCTCGATATCGCGGCCGTCGCGCAGGAAGCGCCATTCGGACCAGGGGCCGAACTGGATGGTCTGGTGTATGGCGAGCGCTTCCGGGGTCTTCGGCTCGCCATGGCGCTTGAGATAGGCGGGCGCGGCCACCACGATCCGCCGCATCGCGCCGACCTGGCGTGCGACAAGCGAGGAATCGGCGAGATGGCCGATCCGCACCGCGGCATCGACGGCGTCTTCAACGAGGTTGACGAGATGATCCGACAGCCGGAGCTCGGCCGTGACCTCGGGATAACGCTTGAGATAGGCGGTCATGATCGGCCCGACATGCAGCCGGCCGAAGCCGACCGGCGCTGATACGACGAGACGACCGCTCGGCCGGTTGCGCTCCTCCCGCGCCGAGCCGTCGGCCTCCTCGACATCGGCGAGGATGCGCCGCGCGCGCTCCAGATAGCGCGTGCCGACGTCGGTCAGCGTCACTTGCCGCGTGGTTCGCTGCAGCAGCCGCGCGCCGAGATGCTCCTCCAGCGCCGCGATCAGCCGCGTCACCGCCGACGGCGACAGCCGCAGTTTGCGCGCGGCCGGCGCAAAGCCGCGCAGATCGGCGACCGTGACGAAGACATGCATGGCTTCCAGGCGGTCCATGGACATTATTGCATATATTGCAATGATGAAGTGTCAAGGTGCTCAATTGTTTTAGACGCCGAAAGGTCCAGATTTGACACGGAAGACGCAGCAATGCGCCGGAATTTCAGGAGATGTTCCGATGACGGCAGTCCATACCTATGCCAGCGACGTGGCGTTCTCGCCGGCAGTGAAGGCGATCCAGGCGCGCAAGGGCTCGCGCGAGGCCTATGCGCGTAGCGAGCAGCGCGGCTGGCGCACCGAGGTCGACGACAATCTCGCCGCGTTCCTGGCTGACGCCAACAGCTTCTACTTCGCCACGGCTTCAGCCGACGGCCAGCCTTATATCCAGCACCGCGGCGGGCCCAAGGGCTTTCTCAAGATGCTGGACAAGCAGACGCTCGCCTTCGCCGACTATGCCGGCAACCAGCAGTTCATCACCCAGGGCAATCTCTCGGAGAATCCCAAGGCCTACATCTTCGTGATGGACTACGCCCACCGCCGCCGTGTGAAGATCTGGGGCGAGGCACGCGTGGTCGAGGACGACGAAGCCCTGACCACGTCGCTGATGCCGAAAGACTACCGCGCCCGACCCGAGCAGGTGATCCTGTTCAAGATCGCAGCCTGGGACACCAACTGCCCGCAGCACATCCCGCAGAAGTTCGATGCAGCCGATGTCGCGGCCGCGCTCGCGGCGAGGGATGCGAGGATCGCAGAGCTGGAAGCGGAGGTTGCGGCGCTGAAGGGGGCGAAGGGGGTTGGCGATTAGTTTGGAGCAAGCGCCGCGTGCTCGGTGCACCCTCTCCCCTTGTGGGAGAGGGTGGCTTCGATGTGAAGCATCGAAGCCGGGTGAGGGGTTCTATCCTCACGAACGGCCTCACGCGCCGAGAGAACCCCTCATCCGGCGCTTCGCGCCACCTTCTCCCACAAGGGGAGAAGGGAAGAGGAGCCAGCCGCAAATCAAATAGCGCTCGCGCCTTCGTGCTGGAAGCCGAGATAGCTCGCCGCGACGCGCTCGTTGGCTGCGATGTCGCTGGCCTTGCCGCTGAGCACGAACTCGCCGAGCTCCATGACATAGGCATGGTCCGCGATCTTCAGCGCGGCCTGCGCGTTCTGCTCGACCAGCAGCACGGAGACGCCGGCGGCGCGGAGCTCGGTGACGATGCGGAAGATGTCGGCGACGATGATCGGGGCAAGGCCCAGGCTCGGCTCGTCCAGCATCAAGAGCTTCGGCTCGCCCATCAGCGCGCGGCCCATCGCGAGCATCTGCTGCTCGCCGCCGGAGAGCGTGCCGGCGAGCTGCTTGCGCCGCTCCTTGAGCCGTGGAAACAGCGCATAGACGCGCTCGATCGAGGCTTTTGCCTTGCTGCGCTCGATCCGGAACGCGCCGAGCTCGAGATTGTCCTCGACATTCATGGTCACGAACAATTCGCGGTGCTCGGGAACGAGACCGAGGCCCATGGCGACGCGGTCCTCGATGTCGAGCCGGGCGAGATCCTGCCCGGCAAAGGCGACGCGGCCCTTCAGCGGCAGGATGCCCATGACGGCCGAAAGCAGCGTGGTCTTGCCGGCACCGTTGGCGCCGACGATGGTGACGATCTCGTTGGTGCCGACCTCGAGCGAGACCGAACGCACCGCCTCGACCTTGCCATAGGCGACATGCGCGTCGGTGACGGACAACAGCGTGCTCATGCCGCCACTCCGAGATAGGCCTTGATCACTTCGGGATTGGTCTTGATCGTCGCCG from Bradyrhizobium sp. CB1015 harbors:
- a CDS encoding TetR/AcrR family transcriptional regulator → MTKPLARREKLRAALIEAAEQMIAERGLAGLKTRDLAREIGCANGAVYNLVADVDELILRVGSRTLLRLDEALTLARSAGEPSPPESLVRIALAYCDFAAENLQLWRALFEHRMAADKLVPDWSVHDQMQLFRHIYQPLAALFPGRSPEELGITARSLFSAVHGMVALGLEQKLVAVPLPALRKEIAGLVRAMIDGLIARDVKRSGGG
- a CDS encoding PspA/IM30 family protein, encoding MFKTVVTLFRGSVAAAGEELEDRTALLILDQQMRDAAAAVERSKRTLALAIAQDQQEGRKLDATNARIADLETRAVAALDGGREDLAKEAAEAIAALEADRDAAMTARALFATEIARLKRHVTNAQARITELDRGRRIARASDAVRSLRRSGIEAARPYESTLPEAEGTLKRLRERQMEAQAADEALVELDAATGPLATAERLAEQGFGPRLKTTADDVLARLKSRRMPAA
- a CDS encoding YiaA/YiaB family inner membrane protein, with protein sequence MNQNGQPHSGAWVSFTYASFAASAFLVAIGIFFLPIDLWMKGYLTMGIVMMIQTCVTLTKTVRDNHESSRLVNRIEDAKAERLLMEVSKAA
- a CDS encoding DUF3237 domain-containing protein; this translates as MTTPALETKYVFTITARIGDVVTAGETGIGVRRIIPIIGGEVTGAVSGKVLPFGADFQTIRPNELIDLEAKYAFETDDGATVYVENKGMRFGPVELLQKLKRGEPVDPKLIYFRTVPKFETGHEKYRWLMEHIFVASAARHADRVVIDVHQVM
- a CDS encoding TRAP transporter large permease, whose amino-acid sequence is MSTDAVAVIGFISLFVLMLLRVPVGMAMGLVGVSGFAYLVNGTAALKLVGQTSMRTVTDYTFGVIPMFLLMGSFVSHSGMSRELFRAANGFVGHLRGGLGIATVGACGGFAAICGSSVATAATFSAVAYPEMRRFGYPQSFATGVIAAGGTLGAMLPPSTVLAVYGIITEQDIGKLFIAGIIPGLLAMTMYMITIFLIGYFRPDFLPKGKVTPWRERFAGLKEIWAPVLLFIFVIGGLYGLPFLPRFTPTEAGGVGATGAFIIGVLTGRLDREKVLASLLQATRTAAAVFTVLIGALIFGYFLTVTQTPQKVTEFLTGLGLGPYGVLALIMVMYLVLGCLMDAMAMIILTVPIIFPVIMHLGFDPIWFGVIIVMTVELGLIHPPVGMNVFVIKSVVKDVSFSTIFKGVIPFVATDLVRLVILIAFPLLATWLPTRMMAH
- a CDS encoding TRAP transporter small permease, with amino-acid sequence MTAHDGTHPARRSWMDRVIDSIEWIAAGFVGIVALDIFLSVLLRNTLNYSIPDSFDIGRMLLGILIFWGIAATSYRGTHITVDLVWGNVEPRYQRWIDVFATLVLLFVVTVQTWTLFDKVRGTYNDNVQTFDLHMPTWPFFAVAWIGDVCAVLLIAIRTYRLIFHPEEMHDPKIKATE
- a CDS encoding TRAP transporter substrate-binding protein, which translates into the protein MRKACLALLLAASVSPALAQDKTFDLKVSHWVPASHPLQKSLEDWVAAVNKDSGGTITGKVFPAQQLGKAFDHYDMARDGIADVTYVNPGYQPGRFPIIGAGELPFLISDAKGGSMGLDAWYRKYAEKEMKDVKYCLAFVHSPSSFHSRTKKIVNPEDVKGLKIRPAHATMANFVTSLGGTNVQSSAPEVRDIIERGVADGVTFPWGSLVLFGIDKVTKYDMEAPLYTTTFVFVINKDKYNAMSDKQKAAIDKNCTVETAGAVGEHWGKFEDAGIAKVKAESSHEVYKLTPEQIAAWKKAAEPLVKTWGDGAKKAGADPDAALAELKASLKKYNALAE
- a CDS encoding PaaI family thioesterase — protein: MTLTDIPAGYEPHFRKAPLTDPWEPLYSKKTDKGVTVGLRLATPHTNARGLIHGGLIVALADAAMGYSCAQATGWTTSFVTISLSVDYVGAAEIGQWLTVEGEAIKTGNTICFAQCLVKADDAVIARASGTFRVVPKK
- a CDS encoding LysR family transcriptional regulator encodes the protein MDRLEAMHVFVTVADLRGFAPAARKLRLSPSAVTRLIAALEEHLGARLLQRTTRQVTLTDVGTRYLERARRILADVEEADGSAREERNRPSGRLVVSAPVGFGRLHVGPIMTAYLKRYPEVTAELRLSDHLVNLVEDAVDAAVRIGHLADSSLVARQVGAMRRIVVAAPAYLKRHGEPKTPEALAIHQTIQFGPWSEWRFLRDGRDIELPLSPRLISNSADAALQYAEAGGGVTRVLAYQAAEGLKRGRLKIVLAKYEQPALPIHIVYPTSRLLSAKVRAFIDLVVETAEWRFG
- a CDS encoding pyridoxamine 5'-phosphate oxidase family protein yields the protein MTAVHTYASDVAFSPAVKAIQARKGSREAYARSEQRGWRTEVDDNLAAFLADANSFYFATASADGQPYIQHRGGPKGFLKMLDKQTLAFADYAGNQQFITQGNLSENPKAYIFVMDYAHRRRVKIWGEARVVEDDEALTTSLMPKDYRARPEQVILFKIAAWDTNCPQHIPQKFDAADVAAALAARDARIAELEAEVAALKGAKGVGD
- a CDS encoding ABC transporter ATP-binding protein — its product is MSTLLSVTDAHVAYGKVEAVRSVSLEVGTNEIVTIVGANGAGKTTLLSAVMGILPLKGRVAFAGQDLARLDIEDRVAMGLGLVPEHRELFVTMNVEDNLELGAFRIERSKAKASIERVYALFPRLKERRKQLAGTLSGGEQQMLAMGRALMGEPKLLMLDEPSLGLAPIIVADIFRIVTELRAAGVSVLLVEQNAQAALKIADHAYVMELGEFVLSGKASDIAANERVAASYLGFQHEGASAI